A region of the Methyloprofundus sedimenti genome:
CAATCCCTGGCCTGGGCCTATTCTACGTGACACTAGCCCTTTAACTTCATTCTTCAAAGCTAATGATGAAGAAAAGCCTATACCTAACCCTGCTCTCACTGATTCTTTAACAGCCGAAACCCCTGTCACTTCGATATTCACGGGCGCGGTAATTCCTGCAGCTGATAAGGCGGACTCAATGACATGCCTGCCCCCTGAACTTCGCTCACGCCAGATAACCTGATGTTGCGTAAAAACCTCCAAAGGTACAAAATCCGTATATTGAGTGATAAGCACATGATTTTCAGGTAAAACCAGCACGACTTCATCCTTCTGCCAAGGGATAATTTGATAATTACTAGGCAACTCAACACCATGCAATGAACCTTCAATAAAACCTAAATCCAGGCTATATAAATTTTCCAGGGTTCCTGCAGTATCCAGCGTTTTCATAAAAACTTGCACGCCTTCATAATTAGTCTGTAATTCGACAACAAATTTAGGCAAATAATAACTGGCAATAGTCATGGTTGCACCGATACGCAAAACACCGGTACTTATTTTTTGCAAATTACGCACATACTCCAGAGCCTGATTAAAACAGCTATCCATCTTATCTGCATACCTTAATAATCCCTGACCTGCTGCGGTTAATTCAATCTGATGTCCTTTACGCTCATATAACGGCTCACCAACAAAAGTCTGCAGTAATTTTAATTGACCTGAGACTGCTGGCTGCCCTATATTCAAATGCTGGGCTGTTAAGGTAATACTTTTTAATCGAGCAACAACGGCGAAAGTAAGTAAATGCTGAGGGTTCAATATGGATTCCTGAATTTATGAGCGGTCAAAATTTGTTTTCTCTGATAATATCATTTTTTGTGATACACATCTAAAGAAAAGAATACTTGAACAGAAGATAACAGTTTTGTTAAAGTGAATAAAATTAGCCATATTAATAGATAATAAAAAATACATTTGGCGCATAATTAGCGGCTGAATCAAAATAACGTAAGAGTTGGGGGAAAAACGAGTGGCAGTCATTACTATAAGCCCGGATCAAATTAGCAAGAAAAAACGCAAAGGCCCAAAAGGTCACTCCGTTGATCATATGGCATTAGAGCAAATTCAATCGCTCCTGGCGAATGAGTCTCGTCAACGCGATTTATTGATAGAGCATTTACATAAAATCCAGGACACATATCAATATATATCCTCTAAACATCTCGTTGCACTTGCACACGAAATGAACCTTTCCCCTGCTGAAGTCTTTGAAGTCGCTTCTTTTTATCATCATTTCGATGTAGTAAAGGAAGGGCAAACGCCCCCACCCGCTTTAACTGTTCGTGTCTGTGAATCGCTCTCTTGTTCAATGTCTGGATCTAATGAACTTACAGAAGCTCTAAGCAATGGCTTGAATGCTGAACAGGTTAGAGTGCAAAAAGTTCCTTGTGTAGGCCGTTGCCAACACGCACCAGTCGCAGTTGTTGGACAGAAAGCAATAGATAATGCGACTCCTGAAACCGTTATTGCTGCTGTCAATAATAACGATATTAAAGCGGATATTACTGATTACATCAGTATGGAACAATATCAATCAGATCAGGGCTATCAAACACTTAAAGGCGTTTTAGAAGGCACCATTAGCACTGAAAGTGTTATCAAGAAAATGGAAGATTCCGGTCTGCGTGGTTTAGGAGGAGCCGGGTTTCCGGCAGGCAGAAAGTGGCGTATCGTAAATGGCTTTGCCGGGCCGCGTTTAATGGCTGTAAATATCGACGAAGGTGAACCGGGTACTTTTAAAGATCGTCACTATCTGGAATCTGATCCGCATCGATTTTTAGAAGGCATGTTAATTGCTGCATTATGCGTAGGCTGTGACGAAGTCTATATTTATCTACGTGATGAATATGCTGGCTGTCGTGAGATTCTAACAAAAGAAATTGCTAATCTACAAAACAACCCGCCGTCTGATAAATATCGTTTACCACCTATTCATTTACGTCGAGGCGCAGGGGCTTATATTTGCGGCGAAGAATCAGCAATGGTTGAATCAATAGAAGGCAAACGGGGTATGCCTCGCCTAAGACCTCCCTTCCTTGCAGAAGTGGGCTTATTCGGTCGCCCTACCCTCGAACACAATATGGAATCAGTATACTGGGTGCGTAATATTGTTGAAAAAGGCCCTGAATGGTTTACTTCACATGGTCGAAATGGACGCAAAGGCTTACGTTCTTTTTCTATTTCAGGCCGTGTCAATAAACCGGGAGTGCATTTAGCTCCTGCAGGTACCACTATGCGCGAATTGATTGAAGAGTTCTGTGGTGGTATGCAAGAAGGACATAAATTCTACGGCTATTTCCCCGGCGGTGCGTCCGGCGGAATTTTACCCGAGTCAATGGCAGACATCCCAATGGATTTTGACACTTTAAATGAACACGGTTGTTTTATCGGTTCTGCTGCTGTTGTTGTTTTCTCTGAGCAGGATAGCGCCAGGAAATTAGCCATCAATGCGATGAAATTCTTTGAAGAAGAGTCTTGTGGCCAATGCACACCTTGTCGTGTTGGTACTGCAAAAGCAGCGGTTCTTATGCAACAGGAAAACTGGGATACCGATTTACTGGAAGAATTATCCTCAGTGATGGTCGATGCATCTATCTGCGGATTAGGGCAAGCTGCGCCTAACCCCTTACGCTGTGCTATCAAGTACTTCCCAGAAGAGATTAATTAATAGGTAATAAAACATGGCTGCTAATCCGGACACATTAAACCAACCCATGATCAACTTCACTCTTGATGGCGAAGAAGTCTCAGCTTTTGCAGATGAAACAATTCTGCAAACAGCAAAACGTCATAATAAAGAAATTCCACATCTTTGCTATAAGGAAGGCCTGCGCGCTGATGGTAACTGTCGAGCCTGCGTAGTTGAAATCGAAGGCGAAAGAACCCTGGCGCCTTCATGCTGCCGTATGCCAACAGCAGGTATGAAAGTGCAGGCCAGCAGCGAGCGCGCTATTAGATCCCAAAAAATGGTTCTTGAACTGCTTAAGTCTGATATACCTGATCAGGGTGAATCACCTTACAAAATAGATTCTGAACTGGACCAGTGGGTTAAAAAACTGCAAGTAGGTGCGCCACGTTTTACATCGCGCGCTCAACCCGCCGCAGACTTATCCCACCCGGCTATCGCAGTCAATATGGATGCCTGTATTCAGTGTACCCGTTGTCTTCGCGCCTGCCGTGAAGAACAAATGAATGATGTAATCGGTTTCGCTAACCGTGGCGCACATGCTGAAATCGTCTTTGATATTGCAGACCCGATGGCAGCGAGTAGCTGTGTTGCCTGCGGTGAATGTGTACAAGTCTGCCCAACCGGAGCATTAATGCCGGCCAATAATGTCGGTCTTGAAGTAGTAGATAAAACGGTTAATTCAACCTGCCCTTATTGTGGTGTCGGTTGTTTAATCAAATACCACGTTAAAGACGATCAAATTCTTTATACCGAAGGCCGTGATGGTGATACCAATAAATTTCGCCTGTGTGTTAAAGGACGATACGGTTTCAACTATATACACAATCCATTACGTTTAACCAAACCCTTAATAAGGCGCGAAGGTGTTGCCAAGACCACTGAATTATTAGATCCGAATGATTTGGATACTATATTCCGTGAGGCAAGCTGGGATGAAGCTTTAGATTTCGCTGCTGGCGGTCTGATAAAGATTCGCGATGAAAAAGGGAAAAAAGCTTTGGCCGGCTTGGGTTCAGCCAAAGGCAGTAATGAAGAAGCCTATTTATTTCAAAAACTGGTCAGAACCGGTTTTGGTTCAAACAATGTCGACCACTGTACGCGCCTTTGCCATGCCTCCTCTGTTGTTGCCTTATTAGAATGTCTAGGCTCCGGCGCGGTATCCAACCCTGTTGAAGATGTAAAATTAGCCGACGTTGTTATTATTATTGGTTCTAACCCAACAGTTAACCACCCTGTTGGCGCAACTTTTATGAAAAATGCGACTAAAACGGGTACCAAGATCATTTTAATTGATCCAAACCGTACGGCTATTGCAAAATACGCCTCCCATGTCCTGCAGTTCCGCCCAGATACTGATGTTGCTTTACTAAACGGAATCATGCACGTAATTCTCGATGAAGGCCTGCAAAATGATGCTTACATCAAAAAATACACCGAAGATTTCGAGTATATGAAGCAACACTTGAAAGATTATAGCCCTGAAAAAGTTGCGCCCATTTGTGGCATTGATGCTGAAACATTGCGTGAAATTGCCAGATTGTATGCGACATCAAAAAACTCAATGATTTTATGGGGCATGGGTATTTCGCAACATATCCATGGAACTGATAATTCACGCTGCTTAATTGCCATGGCCTTAATGACGGGACAAATTGGTCGACCTGGTACAGGCTTGCACCCATTACGCGGACAAAATAACGTACAGGGCGCATCTGATGTCGGTTTGATTCCAATGGTCTACCCGGATTATGAGCCTGTCGAAGATCCAGTAAATCAGGCTAAATATGAAAAACTGTGGAATGTAAAATTAGATCCAAAGCGTGGTTTAACGACCGTGGAAATGATTCATGCCATTTTAGACAATGAAATATATGGCATGTTTGTCGAAGGTGAAAACCCGGCCATGTCGGATCCTAACCAGAACCATGTACGTGAGGCTTTTTCCAAATTAGAACATTTGGTGGTGCAAGATATATTTTTAACCGAAACAGCAGGCTTTGCCGATGTAATTCTGCCCGCGTCTGCCTTTTATGAAAAAACCGGCACCTTCTCGAACACTGATCGACGTGTGCAAATGGGACGCCAGGCCGTTAACCCGCCAGGTGATGCCAAACAGGATTTATGGATTCTGCAGGAAGTTGCCAATCGTTTAGGGTGTGGCTGGACTTATCAGGGCCCTGAAGACGTGTTTGAAGAAATGCGTTTGGCAATGGGCAGTATCGCCGGGATGACATGGGATAGATTAGAAAATGAAGATTCCTTGACTTACCCATTAGAAAATGTCGGCGACCCGGGTGAACCTATTATTTTTACCGACGGATTTCCTACTGAATCAGGAAAAGGACGCTTCGTCCCTGCATCCTATATTCATGCCGATGAAATGCCTGATGATGAATATCCGCTTATCTTTATCACCGGTCGCCAGTTAGAACATTGGCATACAGGTAGTATGACACGCCACTCACCTACTCTGGATGCCATAGAGCCAGATCCTGTGGTTATGGTACATCCGGAAGATTTACATAAACTAGGTATACAACCAGGCGACATTATTACTATACAATCCAGACGCGGAAAAATATCCGCTTATGCGCGTGCTGATATAGGTATACAAAAAGGCAGCCTGTTTATGGCTTTTTGTTATAACGAAGCGAGTGCCAATTTAATTACCAATGAAGCACTAGACCCCTCGGCCAAAATTCCGGAATTCAAATTCTGTGCGGTTAAAGCTAGTGCAGGTGGAGAAATCTCAGTGCGTATAAACTAAACATTTTTGTCGCATCATTACACAATTAATGGTGCGACAAACTTTAAATTTTTTTATACTACGGCTAGTCAACAGCTGAATAATAATCGTTGCTATCCTGTAGCTGCTGAATTACGACCCTTTATAACAACACAGCCACCACTGAAATCAAACCCTCATAAATAAATTCTGACAAAGAATTTGTTTGCTTATCTCATTATCTGATTTTAGTAAGTGCGATCCTTAGGCTCAAGCACTGAATGAGCGAATATTTTTATGCAACTAAATCATTGACCTATGAGTAAATCCACGGAATATCCGCGAGAATAAACCCATATTTTTTAGTAAATGAAGTGTTATACACAACAGTAAACCATCATAATCAGTAAATAACTCAAGATAATCATGAGCAATAAAAAACAAGTAAAAGTACTTTTCGTGTGCATGGGCAACATATGTCGATCGCCTAGCGCTGAAGGTGTGTTTAAAAAATTAATCAAAGAACAACAACTGGAAAAAAGCTTTGCAATTGATTCAGCGGGCACACATGCATACCATATTGGAGATGCCCCTGATTTACGTTCACAAAAAGCTGCAAAAGAGCGTAATGTAGACTTAAGTCATTTACGTGCCCGGAAATTTATTATGGGCGATTTTGAGGACTATGATTACTTGCTGGCAATGGATGAAGAGAATCAAGCCATTATGATGGAAGCTTGTCCCGAAAAATATCAACACAAAATAAAATTATTTCTGGAGTATGCGCCACATTTAGAAACAAATGAAGTACCGGACCCTTATTTTGGCGGTACTTATGGATTTGAAAAGGTGCTGGATTTAATCGAAGAGGCCTCAACCGGCTTTTTAGAACAACTAAAGAAATCAGGAGAAATCACATGAAAAAATATCTACAAAGCTTAATGTTCCTGGTCTTAATATTCACTGTCACTATCAGCCACGCGCAAGAGGATTCGCGTGTCAGTCATGTTGTAGTGGTCTGGTTAAAAGAACCGGGTAATACGCAAATGCGTGAGCAGTTCATTAATGCCAGTCGTGCTCTGGAAACATTGCCTGGCGTACTGTCTCGTCATGTCAGTGCGGTTATTCCCAGTGACCGGCCTAAAGTTGATGATACTTTCGATGTTGCTGTAACAGTCACATTTAAAAATGCTGAAGCGCTTAAAAACTACATGCGAAACCAAAAACATAAAGATATGCTAAACAAGCAACTTAAACCTCTGGTGAATAGAATCGTAGTCTATAATTTTGGTAATATTTGAGCTATTATCATGGGAATAATTTCTAATACAGTTAATTATTTGGATGGCGGCACCTTATTGCAGGCTTTTTTTGCTTATGACGATACCATCGAAGGTAGACGACCTGCGGTATTAATCGCTCATACCTGGTGTGGTCGTGATGAATTTGTCAATAATAAAGCCAGACAACTCGCTGAATTAGGCTATGTCGCTTTTGCGCTGGATATGTATGGCCACGGAGTTTTGGGTAAAACGCCCGAAGAAAATGCGGCACTAATGCAACCCTTTATTGATGACCGGAGTGCATTACAGCAGCGTATCGATGCCGCTCTCTATGCCGTCAGGTTGCTACCCTGGGTCGATGATTCCAAAGTGGCTGCCATCGGCTTTTGTTTTGGCGGGCTGTGTGTTTTAGATTTAGCGCGTATGGGCGCAGATCTAAAAGGAGTGGTCAGCTTTCATGGTATATTAAATGAGCCTCAAAACAAGGCAACAAAACCTGTGCTTGCTAAAGTCCTGGCTTTGCATGGCCATGATGATCCTATGGCATCAGATGCTCTGGTCTCAGCTTTTTGCCAGGAAATGACAGATTTGCAAGTCGATTGGCAATTACATCAATATGGCAATACCGTGCATGCTTTTACTAATCCTCTTGCTAACGCCCCTGCTTTAGGCACTGTTTATAATCAAATCGCAGATAAACGCTCATGGCAAAGTATGAAAAACTTTCTTGATGAGATATTTGCCTAAAAGTTTAAGACCTTGTCAGTGCAAAGTTAATACAGTGACATAGGCAGTTCAGCCTGGTAGGGTGGGCAAACAGCTTTACCGTTTGCCCACCATTTGCCGATAAAACAAGGTGAGCATAAAAACATTGCCCACCCTACCTGAATATCCCCTTGATACGTTATTCATCACACATAGACTGTGCCGCTAAGAACACGCAGAAAGAACGCTATACTGCTCACGAATTTAAACATTATGCATCGCGCAATAAATAACCTACCCCATATTACGCAGGATTTTTGTTTGCCTTCAAGCTGTAGAAATAGGCACATAGCAAGCTACGTAACTATTTCTACAACGCAGCAGATGGACAAAAAGAATAGCAAGATGGGTGGGGTATTTGTTGCGAGTTGCCTTAGCCAATACTTTAGGTTTAGCTGATGGATATGCGTCATTAAGAGCTTTTTATAGAATAGAGATTATGGAAAAGATATTGATAAAAAACATAATAAATAAAAGTTTGAGATTACCAGTGGTCATTTTATGAGCGCAGCAATACGTCTTGATAAACATTTGGTCGCATTGATTAAATGTTCCCGTGGTGAAGCCCAAAAGTATATTGAAGGGGGCTGGGTTCTGGTTGATGGCGTGATAGTGGATCAGCCGCAATTTAAAATATTAGAGCAAAAGGTTGAATTACACGCGGATGCGACTTTAACGGCTGTCCTGCCACGTACACTATTGCTAAATTTACCCGAAGGATTTGATGTCAGTTCACCCATAGCGCCGCTGCAACTGATTACACCTGAGACGCATACACAAGATGACCGCTCCGGTATTCGCGTACTTAAACGCCATTTTGCAAGACTTACACCGACAACACCTATTGAGCCTGGCGCGACAGGTTTAATGGTGTTTTCTCAAGATGGAAAAATCGTGCGTAAATTGGTTGAGGATGCAAAAACCATTGAGCAGGAATATATTGCTGATGTCAGCGGAGATATTGATCCGAATGGCCTGCAAAAACTAAACGCCCCGATGAAACAAAATGGCTGGCTGTTGCCTGCCGCGAAAGT
Encoded here:
- a CDS encoding low molecular weight protein-tyrosine-phosphatase; amino-acid sequence: MSNKKQVKVLFVCMGNICRSPSAEGVFKKLIKEQQLEKSFAIDSAGTHAYHIGDAPDLRSQKAAKERNVDLSHLRARKFIMGDFEDYDYLLAMDEENQAIMMEACPEKYQHKIKLFLEYAPHLETNEVPDPYFGGTYGFEKVLDLIEEASTGFLEQLKKSGEIT
- a CDS encoding dienelactone hydrolase family protein, whose product is MGIISNTVNYLDGGTLLQAFFAYDDTIEGRRPAVLIAHTWCGRDEFVNNKARQLAELGYVAFALDMYGHGVLGKTPEENAALMQPFIDDRSALQQRIDAALYAVRLLPWVDDSKVAAIGFCFGGLCVLDLARMGADLKGVVSFHGILNEPQNKATKPVLAKVLALHGHDDPMASDALVSAFCQEMTDLQVDWQLHQYGNTVHAFTNPLANAPALGTVYNQIADKRSWQSMKNFLDEIFA
- a CDS encoding Dabb family protein, with protein sequence MKKYLQSLMFLVLIFTVTISHAQEDSRVSHVVVVWLKEPGNTQMREQFINASRALETLPGVLSRHVSAVIPSDRPKVDDTFDVAVTVTFKNAEALKNYMRNQKHKDMLNKQLKPLVNRIVVYNFGNI
- a CDS encoding LysR family transcriptional regulator: MNPQHLLTFAVVARLKSITLTAQHLNIGQPAVSGQLKLLQTFVGEPLYERKGHQIELTAAGQGLLRYADKMDSCFNQALEYVRNLQKISTGVLRIGATMTIASYYLPKFVVELQTNYEGVQVFMKTLDTAGTLENLYSLDLGFIEGSLHGVELPSNYQIIPWQKDEVVLVLPENHVLITQYTDFVPLEVFTQHQVIWRERSSGGRHVIESALSAAGITAPVNIEVTGVSAVKESVRAGLGIGFSSSLALKNEVKGLVSRRIGPGQGLTWQLNIIAPKPALQSRATKAFLALCMKESTL
- a CDS encoding NAD(P)H-dependent oxidoreductase subunit E, translating into MAVITISPDQISKKKRKGPKGHSVDHMALEQIQSLLANESRQRDLLIEHLHKIQDTYQYISSKHLVALAHEMNLSPAEVFEVASFYHHFDVVKEGQTPPPALTVRVCESLSCSMSGSNELTEALSNGLNAEQVRVQKVPCVGRCQHAPVAVVGQKAIDNATPETVIAAVNNNDIKADITDYISMEQYQSDQGYQTLKGVLEGTISTESVIKKMEDSGLRGLGGAGFPAGRKWRIVNGFAGPRLMAVNIDEGEPGTFKDRHYLESDPHRFLEGMLIAALCVGCDEVYIYLRDEYAGCREILTKEIANLQNNPPSDKYRLPPIHLRRGAGAYICGEESAMVESIEGKRGMPRLRPPFLAEVGLFGRPTLEHNMESVYWVRNIVEKGPEWFTSHGRNGRKGLRSFSISGRVNKPGVHLAPAGTTMRELIEEFCGGMQEGHKFYGYFPGGASGGILPESMADIPMDFDTLNEHGCFIGSAAVVVFSEQDSARKLAINAMKFFEEESCGQCTPCRVGTAKAAVLMQQENWDTDLLEELSSVMVDASICGLGQAAPNPLRCAIKYFPEEIN
- the fdhF gene encoding formate dehydrogenase subunit alpha codes for the protein MAANPDTLNQPMINFTLDGEEVSAFADETILQTAKRHNKEIPHLCYKEGLRADGNCRACVVEIEGERTLAPSCCRMPTAGMKVQASSERAIRSQKMVLELLKSDIPDQGESPYKIDSELDQWVKKLQVGAPRFTSRAQPAADLSHPAIAVNMDACIQCTRCLRACREEQMNDVIGFANRGAHAEIVFDIADPMAASSCVACGECVQVCPTGALMPANNVGLEVVDKTVNSTCPYCGVGCLIKYHVKDDQILYTEGRDGDTNKFRLCVKGRYGFNYIHNPLRLTKPLIRREGVAKTTELLDPNDLDTIFREASWDEALDFAAGGLIKIRDEKGKKALAGLGSAKGSNEEAYLFQKLVRTGFGSNNVDHCTRLCHASSVVALLECLGSGAVSNPVEDVKLADVVIIIGSNPTVNHPVGATFMKNATKTGTKIILIDPNRTAIAKYASHVLQFRPDTDVALLNGIMHVILDEGLQNDAYIKKYTEDFEYMKQHLKDYSPEKVAPICGIDAETLREIARLYATSKNSMILWGMGISQHIHGTDNSRCLIAMALMTGQIGRPGTGLHPLRGQNNVQGASDVGLIPMVYPDYEPVEDPVNQAKYEKLWNVKLDPKRGLTTVEMIHAILDNEIYGMFVEGENPAMSDPNQNHVREAFSKLEHLVVQDIFLTETAGFADVILPASAFYEKTGTFSNTDRRVQMGRQAVNPPGDAKQDLWILQEVANRLGCGWTYQGPEDVFEEMRLAMGSIAGMTWDRLENEDSLTYPLENVGDPGEPIIFTDGFPTESGKGRFVPASYIHADEMPDDEYPLIFITGRQLEHWHTGSMTRHSPTLDAIEPDPVVMVHPEDLHKLGIQPGDIITIQSRRGKISAYARADIGIQKGSLFMAFCYNEASANLITNEALDPSAKIPEFKFCAVKASAGGEISVRIN
- a CDS encoding rRNA pseudouridine synthase, giving the protein MSAAIRLDKHLVALIKCSRGEAQKYIEGGWVLVDGVIVDQPQFKILEQKVELHADATLTAVLPRTLLLNLPEGFDVSSPIAPLQLITPETHTQDDRSGIRVLKRHFARLTPTTPIEPGATGLMVFSQDGKIVRKLVEDAKTIEQEYIADVSGDIDPNGLQKLNAPMKQNGWLLPAAKVSWQSETRLRFALKNVHSGQIRFMCTSVGLTVVTMTRLRIGRVSMGKLPPGEWRYLPEDKWF